Proteins encoded by one window of Mycolicibacterium sp. ND9-15:
- a CDS encoding molybdopterin oxidoreductase family protein yields the protein MSDTKRDRVAEPWGIRTPYGKGGHWPDRVDMHIADGLDPEAVDRWVPSASVLHSNGDGLDIAVKDGRIVGVRGRAVDRVNHGRVDTKDLFGWQAGASADRLTAPLVRQNGKLVETDWDTAMERIVRRSKHLLDTLGPSSFGFYTSGQLFLEEYYTQGVIAHGAIGTNHVDGNTRLCTATAAEALKESFACDGQPGSYTDVDHADVIALFGHNVAETQTVLWMRMLDRLAGEDPPAIVCVDPRPTPVAQHATVHLAPMPGTNVALMNGLLHEILRNDWVDHDYVDANAVGFDELRKRVAEFPPDRVAEICDVPAEDIREAARLLGTADTLLSTVLQGFYQSHQATAAAVQVNNIHIVRGMLGKPGCGILQMNGQPTAENTRECGADGDLAGFRNWSNDSHIEELARLWNIDKLQIPHYAPPTHAMQMFRYAEQGTLRLLWISATNPAVSLPELHRIRDILGQDRLFVIVQDVFRTETTELADVVLPAAAWGEKTGTFTNADRTVHLSDKAVDPPGEAKSDLDIFLDYARRMDFRDSDGAPLPPWTDAESAFEAWKRCSAGRPCDYTGLSYDKLRDSGGVQWPCNADNPDGTERLYADGRFWATPDYCEAYGKDLITGAPLEPTEYRAMNPLGKAIIKAAEYIPPHEPPRAEYPFALITGRTLYQFHTRTKTGRAPQLQAAAPDVWVEVSKADAGRFGVTEGDVLEISTPRGSVTAQARVCGIRNGVLFLPFHYGYWDVDEETGHHRAANELTITDWDPVSKQPIYKTAAAQLRRIAGSTSPAPAPTTAAAAPVSADVDATTGGTAAEATEFLTSAEKP from the coding sequence ATGAGTGATACGAAGCGCGATCGCGTCGCTGAACCATGGGGCATACGCACGCCGTACGGAAAGGGCGGACACTGGCCCGACCGAGTCGACATGCACATCGCCGACGGGCTGGACCCGGAAGCGGTCGACCGGTGGGTGCCCTCAGCGTCGGTGCTGCATTCCAACGGCGACGGACTCGACATCGCGGTCAAGGACGGCCGCATCGTCGGCGTCCGCGGACGGGCCGTCGATCGCGTCAACCACGGCCGGGTCGACACCAAGGACCTCTTCGGGTGGCAGGCAGGGGCATCCGCCGACCGGCTCACCGCTCCGTTGGTGCGCCAGAACGGCAAACTGGTCGAAACCGACTGGGACACCGCAATGGAGCGGATCGTACGCCGCAGCAAACATCTGCTCGACACGTTGGGTCCGAGCTCGTTCGGTTTCTACACCAGCGGTCAGCTTTTCCTCGAGGAGTACTACACGCAGGGTGTGATCGCCCACGGCGCGATCGGCACCAACCACGTCGACGGAAACACCCGGCTGTGCACCGCGACGGCGGCCGAGGCGCTCAAGGAGTCGTTCGCCTGCGACGGCCAGCCCGGCTCCTACACCGACGTCGACCACGCCGACGTGATCGCCCTCTTCGGGCACAACGTCGCCGAGACCCAAACCGTGTTGTGGATGCGGATGCTCGACAGGCTGGCCGGTGAGGACCCGCCCGCCATCGTGTGCGTCGATCCGCGACCGACTCCCGTCGCGCAGCACGCCACGGTGCATCTCGCGCCCATGCCGGGCACCAACGTCGCGTTGATGAACGGGCTTCTGCACGAGATCCTGCGCAACGACTGGGTCGACCACGACTACGTCGACGCCAATGCGGTCGGCTTCGACGAGCTGCGCAAGAGGGTTGCCGAGTTCCCACCCGACCGTGTCGCGGAAATCTGCGACGTGCCCGCCGAGGACATCCGGGAGGCCGCACGACTGCTCGGCACTGCCGACACACTCCTGTCGACCGTCCTGCAGGGCTTCTACCAATCCCATCAGGCCACGGCTGCGGCCGTGCAGGTCAACAACATTCACATCGTTCGCGGAATGCTGGGCAAGCCGGGGTGCGGAATCCTGCAAATGAACGGCCAACCCACTGCGGAGAACACCCGCGAGTGCGGCGCGGACGGTGATCTGGCGGGATTCCGCAACTGGTCCAACGACTCTCATATCGAAGAGCTCGCGCGGCTGTGGAACATCGACAAGTTGCAGATTCCGCACTACGCGCCGCCGACGCACGCGATGCAGATGTTTCGTTACGCCGAGCAGGGCACGTTGCGGCTGCTGTGGATCAGTGCCACCAACCCCGCTGTGTCGCTTCCCGAACTGCACCGTATCCGAGACATCCTGGGCCAAGACCGGTTGTTCGTGATCGTCCAGGACGTCTTCCGCACCGAGACCACCGAACTCGCCGACGTGGTGCTGCCCGCCGCGGCATGGGGTGAGAAGACGGGCACCTTCACCAACGCCGATCGCACCGTTCACCTCTCGGACAAGGCCGTCGACCCACCGGGCGAGGCGAAGTCGGATCTGGACATCTTCCTCGACTACGCGCGGCGGATGGACTTCCGGGACAGCGACGGCGCACCCCTGCCGCCGTGGACCGACGCCGAGTCGGCATTCGAGGCGTGGAAGCGATGCAGTGCCGGACGTCCGTGTGACTACACCGGTCTGAGCTACGACAAGCTGCGGGACTCCGGCGGAGTGCAATGGCCCTGTAACGCAGACAATCCCGACGGCACCGAGCGGCTGTACGCCGACGGCCGATTCTGGGCGACGCCCGATTACTGCGAGGCCTACGGCAAGGACCTGATCACCGGCGCGCCACTGGAGCCCACCGAGTATCGCGCGATGAATCCCCTGGGTAAGGCGATCATCAAGGCGGCCGAATACATTCCGCCGCACGAGCCACCGCGCGCCGAGTATCCGTTCGCGTTGATCACCGGCCGGACCCTCTACCAGTTCCACACTCGCACCAAGACAGGGCGCGCACCGCAACTGCAGGCGGCCGCCCCGGATGTCTGGGTGGAGGTGTCGAAAGCCGACGCCGGCCGGTTCGGCGTCACAGAGGGCGACGTCCTCGAGATCAGCACGCCGCGGGGGTCGGTGACCGCCCAGGCCCGGGTCTGTGGAATCCGCAACGGCGTGCTGTTCTTGCCATTTCACTACGGCTATTGGGATGTCGACGAAGAAACGGGGCATCACCGCGCCGCCAACGAGTTGACGATCACCGACTGGGATCCGGTGTCCAAGCAGCCCATCTACAAGACCGCGGCAGCCCAGCTGCGCCGGATAGCCGGCTCGACGTCGCCCGCCCCCGCACCGACCACCGCGGCGGCGGCTCCGGTTTCCGCCGACGTCGACGCGACGACCGGCGGGACGGCGGCCGAGGCTACGGAGTTCCTGACATCTGCGGAGAAACCATGA
- a CDS encoding cysteine hydrolase family protein, giving the protein MSDTVVLVIDMMNTYRHPDAEKLAPHVAEIIDPLARLVAEAGERDDVDLIYVNDNYGDFSAQFSDIVQSALQGERPDLVEPIVPQKGCRMLTKVRHSAFYATSLAYLLGQLEPQRVVLTGQVTEQCILYTALDAYVRHFPVVVPPDAVAHIDPELNDAALTMMKSNMSAEITLAAQCLP; this is encoded by the coding sequence ATGAGTGACACCGTTGTGCTGGTCATCGACATGATGAACACCTACCGTCATCCCGACGCCGAGAAGTTGGCGCCACATGTCGCCGAGATCATCGACCCGCTGGCCCGGCTCGTCGCCGAGGCCGGCGAACGCGACGACGTCGACCTCATCTACGTCAACGACAACTACGGCGATTTCAGCGCCCAGTTCAGCGATATCGTGCAGTCGGCACTGCAGGGTGAGCGGCCCGACCTGGTCGAGCCGATCGTCCCGCAGAAGGGCTGCCGGATGCTGACCAAGGTGCGCCACAGCGCCTTCTACGCCACATCGCTGGCCTACCTGCTGGGGCAACTGGAGCCGCAGCGGGTGGTCCTCACCGGTCAGGTCACCGAGCAGTGCATCCTCTACACCGCGCTGGACGCCTATGTCCGGCACTTTCCGGTCGTCGTCCCACCGGATGCGGTCGCTCACATCGACCCGGAACTCAACGACGCGGCGCTGACCATGATGAAAAGCAATATGAGCGCCGAGATCACTCTGGCTGCACAGTGTTTGCCCTGA
- a CDS encoding NAD(+) synthase, with product MDFYSAYRHGFVRVAACTHRTALADPPANAESVLRLARACHDDNVALAVFPELTLSGYSIEDIVMQDALLDAVEDAVLDIVVASADLMPVLAVGAPLRYRHRIYNTAVVIHRGRVLGVAPKSYLPTYREFYERRQMAPGDDVRGAIRMGDTDVPFGPDLLFTATDMPGFVLHVEICEDMFVPIPPSASAALAGATVLANLSGSPITIGRAEDRCLLARSASARCLAAYVYAAAGEGESTTDLAWDGQTMIWENGECLAQSERFPKGERRSVADVDLELLRAERIRMGTFDDNRRHHGASTDSYRRVEFQLDPPSGDIGLLRHIERFPFVPSDPERLEQDCYEAYNIQVAGLEQRLRALHYPKIVLGLSGGLDSTHALIVAARAMDREQRPRSDILAFTMPGFATGDRTRGNALRLAEALGVTFTELDIKSTAELMLKNMDHPFGRGEKVYDVTFENVQAGLRTDYLFRLANQRGGIVLGTGDLSELALGWSTYGVGDQMSHYNVNGGVPKTLIQHLIRWVITSKQFDDTVNEVLQSVLDTEISPELIPAGEDEEIQSSESKVGPYVLQDFSLFQVLRFGFRPSKVAFLAWHAWSDPGRGDWPTGFPEDKRPAYSLKEIRHWLQVFAQRYYSFAQFKRSAVPNGPKVSHGGSLSPRGDWRAPSDMSARIWLDEIEREIPEE from the coding sequence ATGGATTTCTACTCGGCGTACCGGCACGGCTTCGTCCGCGTCGCCGCCTGCACGCACCGCACGGCGCTTGCCGACCCGCCGGCCAATGCCGAATCGGTGCTGCGGTTGGCACGCGCCTGCCACGACGACAATGTCGCGCTCGCGGTCTTCCCGGAGCTGACGCTGTCGGGGTACTCGATCGAGGACATCGTGATGCAGGACGCACTGCTCGATGCGGTCGAGGACGCGGTGCTCGACATCGTCGTCGCGTCGGCAGATCTCATGCCGGTGCTGGCGGTCGGTGCCCCGCTGCGCTATCGGCACCGGATCTACAACACCGCCGTGGTGATCCATCGTGGGCGGGTGCTCGGCGTGGCGCCGAAGTCCTACCTGCCGACGTACCGGGAGTTCTACGAGCGACGCCAGATGGCTCCGGGTGACGATGTGCGCGGCGCGATCAGAATGGGCGACACCGACGTGCCTTTCGGCCCCGATCTGTTGTTCACCGCGACCGACATGCCGGGCTTTGTGTTGCACGTCGAGATCTGCGAAGACATGTTCGTGCCGATCCCGCCGAGCGCGTCGGCGGCGTTGGCCGGCGCGACGGTATTGGCCAACCTGTCCGGCAGCCCGATCACGATCGGCCGGGCCGAGGACCGCTGCCTGCTGGCCCGCTCGGCGTCGGCGCGGTGCCTGGCCGCCTACGTCTACGCCGCGGCGGGGGAGGGCGAGTCGACGACCGACCTCGCCTGGGACGGCCAGACGATGATCTGGGAGAACGGCGAGTGCCTTGCGCAGTCCGAGCGGTTCCCGAAGGGCGAGCGCCGATCGGTTGCCGACGTCGACCTGGAATTGCTGCGCGCTGAACGCATCCGGATGGGCACCTTCGACGACAACCGCAGACACCACGGCGCCTCGACGGACTCCTATCGGCGGGTGGAGTTCCAGCTCGATCCACCGTCCGGTGACATCGGCCTGCTCCGGCACATCGAGCGGTTTCCGTTCGTGCCATCGGATCCCGAACGACTGGAACAGGATTGCTACGAGGCCTACAACATTCAGGTGGCCGGGCTCGAACAACGGTTGCGTGCGCTGCACTACCCGAAGATCGTCCTCGGGCTGTCCGGAGGTTTGGACTCGACCCATGCGCTGATCGTCGCCGCCCGGGCGATGGATCGCGAACAGCGCCCACGCAGCGACATTCTCGCGTTCACCATGCCGGGTTTCGCCACCGGAGACCGCACCAGGGGCAACGCGTTGCGGTTGGCCGAGGCGCTGGGCGTGACGTTCACCGAACTCGACATCAAGTCGACGGCGGAACTGATGCTCAAGAACATGGACCACCCATTCGGTCGCGGCGAGAAGGTCTACGATGTCACGTTCGAGAACGTGCAGGCCGGGCTGCGCACGGACTATCTGTTCCGGCTGGCCAATCAGCGCGGCGGGATCGTGCTGGGCACCGGCGACCTGTCCGAGCTCGCGCTCGGATGGTCGACCTACGGCGTCGGCGACCAGATGTCGCACTACAACGTCAACGGCGGCGTGCCGAAGACGTTGATCCAGCACCTGATTCGCTGGGTGATCACCTCCAAGCAATTCGACGACACGGTCAACGAGGTGCTGCAATCGGTGCTCGACACCGAGATCTCGCCGGAACTGATACCCGCCGGCGAGGACGAAGAGATCCAGAGCAGCGAGTCCAAGGTCGGACCCTATGTGCTGCAAGACTTCTCGTTGTTCCAGGTGCTGCGCTTCGGGTTCCGCCCCTCGAAGGTGGCGTTCCTGGCCTGGCATGCCTGGAGCGATCCTGGGCGCGGCGACTGGCCGACCGGCTTTCCCGAGGACAAGCGGCCTGCCTACTCGCTGAAGGAGATTCGGC